Proteins encoded within one genomic window of Phototrophicus methaneseepsis:
- a CDS encoding FHA domain-containing protein, with amino-acid sequence MSAAARFAYVILLIFVGLRLSAQVDDAAIDLAAQLPNGEVVIHIRAAQPPQSATIDETIPLSADPNALSMTYWVVLDASQDMLNIAPIIQQTLEELAQSAEARIGLIIYDEAVTVLPPTNQTSEVLNALQNYQASAQQTACLADALMTIANTERPVSRGWRVMVITGGQDEQTACTETTLPDVAAPVDVLSLTPIADELQALVDASGGTATQVTLRTLAPTLNNLWETWQQPVFALRGAALRVLDATTLDIDGQSYPVALKAVAGMVLPPTFTPTATFTPTATPTPTSTFTITPTEAPSISPTPTLTNTPTATNTPTATNTPIPTETLTETPTEAPSHTPTLTNTEIAIAQATDTALATHTTGPEGLIPPDGGTATPTDGQPPNGPNESLMQAIMLVVGALGLLAIGSVVGTWYARRQERNEDRLIATNFYQSIDTPISTPRPNIDEEPSPATIVSVHNPPESRQDTTPTLTGEEPETPPISFTPMSTPVLGEDAENALASRLLVPSEDESMVITRIMSPDTLLEIEAQAQAINGIAVLRLLEADSVRDFVLTHEGITIGRGADCEIRILNDDMISRQHARLDVHEDNSVTIHRLSVNNPIIVRGKLVVNDFKLINNDVIYLSPTSRLIFILMPISSSLAQVKPEAKSDADIPERPLTETRALDAEVVAQMLQENEERMGMAWLRIMDGDRGYDHLMRRDSLVIGRDEDCDIVVRNDPTVSREHARLLMLPDGHLEVERLSKTNPIFVNKLEVQQSHTLKPNDMIIISEKVRLIFIATAPGII; translated from the coding sequence ATGAGCGCTGCTGCCAGATTCGCCTACGTCATCTTATTGATCTTTGTGGGGCTGCGCCTCAGCGCGCAGGTCGATGACGCTGCTATTGACCTGGCTGCTCAGTTACCCAATGGCGAAGTCGTCATTCACATCCGCGCCGCTCAACCGCCTCAATCCGCCACGATTGACGAGACAATTCCGCTCAGCGCGGACCCTAACGCGCTCTCCATGACCTACTGGGTCGTCCTTGACGCCAGCCAGGATATGCTCAACATTGCCCCGATCATCCAGCAAACATTAGAAGAACTGGCTCAATCGGCTGAGGCACGCATCGGCCTGATCATCTATGACGAGGCCGTTACGGTCCTGCCGCCCACCAACCAGACCAGCGAAGTGCTCAATGCGCTGCAAAATTACCAGGCCAGTGCCCAGCAAACAGCTTGCCTTGCAGATGCGCTGATGACGATTGCCAACACAGAACGCCCCGTCAGCCGGGGCTGGCGTGTCATGGTCATCACAGGGGGCCAGGATGAGCAAACAGCCTGTACAGAGACGACATTACCCGATGTTGCAGCGCCGGTCGATGTCCTCAGCCTGACGCCGATTGCCGACGAATTGCAAGCCCTTGTCGATGCCAGCGGTGGCACAGCCACCCAGGTCACATTACGGACGCTCGCCCCAACATTGAATAATCTCTGGGAGACGTGGCAGCAGCCTGTCTTCGCACTGCGCGGTGCAGCCCTGCGCGTATTGGATGCCACAACACTGGACATCGATGGGCAAAGCTATCCGGTCGCGCTCAAAGCTGTCGCGGGGATGGTCCTACCGCCGACCTTTACCCCGACGGCAACCTTCACGCCGACGGCCACGCCAACGCCCACATCAACGTTCACCATCACGCCGACTGAAGCACCGAGTATTTCGCCGACGCCAACGCTTACCAATACGCCCACGGCGACGAATACGCCGACAGCGACAAATACGCCGATACCAACAGAGACGCTGACTGAAACGCCAACCGAAGCGCCAAGTCACACACCAACGCTGACGAATACGGAAATTGCCATCGCACAGGCAACGGATACGGCCCTAGCGACACATACGACCGGGCCGGAAGGCCTCATACCGCCGGATGGCGGTACCGCCACGCCAACAGATGGACAGCCACCGAATGGGCCGAATGAATCACTCATGCAAGCGATTATGCTGGTTGTCGGTGCGCTTGGCCTGCTGGCGATTGGATCCGTGGTTGGCACATGGTACGCACGTCGCCAGGAACGCAACGAAGACCGATTGATTGCGACGAATTTCTACCAGAGCATTGATACCCCAATCTCAACGCCAAGGCCTAACATTGACGAGGAACCTTCGCCAGCGACGATTGTCTCCGTTCACAATCCGCCGGAATCTCGCCAAGATACGACGCCTACATTGACGGGTGAAGAGCCAGAAACGCCGCCGATTTCCTTCACGCCGATGTCAACGCCTGTGCTGGGCGAGGATGCCGAAAACGCGCTAGCCAGCCGCTTATTGGTGCCCAGTGAAGATGAGAGTATGGTCATCACGCGCATCATGTCGCCGGATACGCTGTTAGAGATTGAAGCACAAGCACAGGCTATCAATGGCATTGCCGTCCTGCGCCTGCTTGAAGCGGATTCTGTTCGAGATTTCGTGCTCACCCATGAAGGGATCACCATTGGGCGTGGCGCAGATTGTGAAATCCGCATTCTGAATGACGATATGATCTCTCGCCAGCATGCCCGTCTGGATGTCCACGAGGACAACAGCGTCACCATTCACAGATTGAGCGTGAACAATCCAATCATCGTGCGCGGCAAATTGGTTGTTAATGACTTTAAGCTCATCAACAACGATGTAATCTATCTATCGCCGACTTCGCGCCTGATCTTCATCCTAATGCCAATCAGCAGCTCGCTGGCCCAGGTCAAGCCAGAGGCAAAATCCGATGCAGATATTCCGGAGCGCCCCCTGACAGAAACACGCGCGCTCGACGCAGAAGTTGTCGCGCAAATGCTGCAAGAGAACGAAGAACGCATGGGGATGGCCTGGTTGCGCATTATGGATGGCGATAGAGGCTATGATCACCTCATGCGCCGCGATTCCCTGGTGATTGGGCGCGACGAAGACTGTGATATTGTTGTGCGCAACGACCCAACCGTGTCTCGTGAACATGCCCGACTGTTGATGCTGCCAGACGGGCATCTGGAAGTGGAACGGCTGAGCAAAACCAACCCGATCTTCGTCAATAAGCTAGAAGTTCAGCAATCGCACACGCTCAAGCCGAATGATATGATCATCATCTCGGAGAAAGTCCGTTTGATTTTCATCGCAACAGCACCGGGTATCATCTAA
- a CDS encoding DUF6531 domain-containing protein — MKQLRRFMLLIALFTLAITYSAQAQPDLNIAYGETRSAFYIADAPQQKWAFQGEQGDIVQITAQRIAGKIMPTVRLSDASGEELALSTDDEALHKSDVTFLSGLPEDGIYTIDVMNQAEPSTSPENPDEYALTVTQLGHYRDDNEVGIGALPALGTTPLPALETGESEISRLGVRIYGGLEVMPPEPSQPNTYNIQGGGQHALLDNNFPLSAGIRSISLLPEGLGFVVANDDLDQQEATFFTDQDVRVAYVSATHTYTFTFTSGQVLTTDFYRISAIQAVDGLVAVTLFDTDAEGTTTSRRALFSGQMIDLRRPRQGPNEEPLNAFLLDNGDYVYTDVQGWHTLAYLDGQLQVLYGGNGLYPYSDGRFVSDAVQLDALLQEGNQTQIHYDLDSNQATYLTLDWHLMGDVRLEDHTLHVQPLDGRDLTYDVDDIASLLIVQGGVRARLADGHLLTSLPDGTQIETPTIQVTNSSVLPTESGYIPRGYNNLGADYLPTCPCAPDDLQDGPVNPANGNFHMAITDISLPDQSLPLMFTRYFNSMADDLVPAYLHDNNSMGMLGPGWRHSYQYDLDIAFASQGTVRLILPSGSQHIFTQTNEGEYTSRTLPQWRIQQIDGPLGRWVGNTTEGLQYDFDRAGRLQYITDSNGHSLYLVQAPIGYVENNWNDGTFVVEPYGRRLEVYTNYSGHIEQVNDPLLRSTKYTYENDTLTQVTQNSYSATYGYDSAGTMRTYDDPRSPIASSVRLTYDERGRIISTLEAPDDVSFISRYDYDDAQFITRRTRQIGDTPYIDSWHYTDTFAEGRLLTSRTVGSDDYEYAYSYNGSQLVDIRLPNLTRYSFQYDASGNLTRIKDPFAIYEPYQLAYGNLGQRSLLTTITYPNGGEDRFTYNAAGQRIAHEALLTENTPVQVERHEYDDWGRLALTVTADNSATAYFYDDFGYVAAVWEGIEWAEDDTLGGLTPGRAAKITTYQHDLVGQLRSITDSSGNSWLLNWQYGQVSELVLPGGNTLYYTYDPAGKLLSVDDRGAVTTYEYDALGHLTRITDPLGNSEQRAYDALGRLVSSINAVGEQIRYAYDLRGNLIEETSPSGYITTYEIIEEAPPSSRTQRIERGPTGRVTTWRYDANGRLIQVTITDGSVQQNYTLDYNAIGLPLRIQKENGRTISYTYDLRGNVTSTQVGNLTTRYAYDALGRVTRVTEADDSITSYTYDVLGNIATITRPDGHTLFYDYDANGRVATYTDALGRITHYTYDANGNLSDIEDEAGGRTTYSYDERGNLVSVRDPLGNAHNFAYDLANNFITEIDGLGHEVSYSYDALNRLIGMDYNAQGRDLSVSYNPQGLISSISAYRDRVRELYSYDPLGQLTSITNALGYTTTFRYNNLGELSGVTDAIGNEQTFSWQAGRYILGRYVDTAERVLSYENVDSMGRLLSMLDLSTPEAGALNTRYAYDALGAITQVQRFNINSTADQVTTQQYEYDLNGWPVSYVDANGGQWRFTYDAAGQLTAVQQPDGIINTYVYDIWGNITQATYATGTPTQSSEGFTYDAAGNLTEYSSPDGTLTHYSYDSNNNLISVTQAVGTDLERTHQFAYNDLGQIMTYTDPMGTTTEYRYSRDNLVQVRQPLGDAEIATFYEYDLANNLVNIRLPHTVGDTPSTINLAYNALNQRVRYTDTASNVWAYNYDNAGNLTQISDPLGSITRYAYDSYDRLARITLPTGATVNYSYDIIGNLEAVALPANANGDNQTIQFEFDHMGNLLSISPSDDRTIQYDYDALGRLISLTRPSGSQVTYDYDPLGQPGPITVGIALETTYDAAGRLIRLSDGSQIMAYTYDDLGRVTEVTQQLIGSTEPTLTLHYEYDAADHVLVRTTNNLGTTEYTYDELGRLIQLAYGDYSVSLVYDARGDITELARSNGVTTFYAYDSNGRVLLVQHFDADGERLDRFDYRYDAVGNLTRVDRTSPSMGETPSSNASVLYTYDIAHRLISERWLDATGTTTYALEIRYDDVGNRIETVRNGELTRYSYNDDNRLIQTIDSSGQTTTYAYDDDGLMTQITQPEHVISLTYDAWGQLNGFTRRTGEALSAVVNLDYDVLNRLSRWQMTALRYDGEDLLAQPPERYLELPNGDVLLTIENGDAVRWHLNDGLGSTRRFTDAEGNLLDDPLWNRDFGSFGEWLSEAPGTSELALGANQALYEPTLGLYLIDHIAYMPTLAATLQPTDMGQIPLEGQTFAIGLSTPDPTHLLESLPVAVDPDQFLHKPQVPEIPLPPDTQALQEEELLRPLYLLAQTRYGTNQNTNFLAPLLHKLDAFTSQFTTPTSQPEASLNQLIALYESNESWVPDLRPQAHLHDDPFAMIVKAAPLTQIPLDTPTTLCERPSLPQTVPAYPTMDTVFGQQAVEQALPASLKPIQPQFAFMPYEVPRIHPLIGLNLQATTNPTRSVLPSVVTQLDHAQPTLFNGVP, encoded by the coding sequence TTGAAGCAACTCCGCCGGTTTATGCTCTTGATAGCGCTATTCACCCTGGCGATAACCTATTCCGCCCAGGCTCAGCCCGATCTCAACATTGCCTATGGCGAGACGCGCAGCGCTTTCTATATAGCAGATGCCCCGCAACAAAAATGGGCCTTCCAGGGTGAACAGGGCGATATTGTGCAAATTACAGCACAACGCATCGCCGGGAAAATCATGCCCACTGTGCGGCTCTCGGATGCATCTGGCGAAGAACTGGCCCTTTCTACAGACGATGAAGCCCTGCATAAAAGTGATGTGACCTTCTTAAGTGGGTTGCCGGAAGATGGCATCTATACGATTGATGTCATGAATCAGGCTGAGCCATCGACCTCGCCGGAAAACCCGGATGAATATGCACTCACGGTGACACAGCTTGGTCACTATCGAGATGACAATGAAGTCGGCATTGGGGCGCTGCCTGCGCTCGGCACAACGCCCTTACCCGCGCTTGAAACAGGCGAAAGTGAAATCAGCCGTTTAGGCGTGCGGATTTACGGCGGGTTGGAAGTGATGCCGCCGGAGCCTTCCCAACCCAACACCTATAACATCCAGGGTGGCGGCCAGCATGCGCTATTGGACAACAACTTCCCACTCTCAGCGGGGATACGTTCCATCTCCCTCTTACCGGAGGGCCTGGGCTTCGTCGTGGCAAATGATGACCTTGACCAGCAAGAGGCGACCTTCTTCACAGATCAGGATGTGCGCGTGGCATACGTCAGCGCGACACATACTTACACCTTTACGTTTACGAGCGGGCAAGTCCTCACCACAGATTTTTATCGCATCAGCGCAATACAAGCAGTCGATGGTCTCGTCGCTGTGACGCTGTTCGATACAGATGCAGAGGGCACAACGACCAGCCGCCGCGCGTTGTTCAGTGGGCAAATGATTGATCTGCGCCGTCCACGCCAGGGCCCCAATGAGGAGCCGCTCAATGCCTTTTTGCTGGATAACGGCGACTACGTCTACACAGATGTGCAGGGCTGGCATACGCTTGCTTACCTCGATGGGCAGTTGCAAGTGCTTTATGGCGGCAATGGCCTCTACCCTTATAGTGATGGCCGCTTCGTGAGTGATGCCGTTCAGTTAGATGCCCTCCTACAAGAAGGCAACCAGACGCAGATTCATTATGATCTCGATAGCAATCAGGCCACCTATCTGACTCTCGATTGGCACCTGATGGGCGATGTGCGGCTGGAAGACCACACACTTCATGTTCAGCCGCTCGATGGGCGTGATCTGACTTATGATGTAGACGACATTGCCAGCCTGCTCATTGTACAGGGTGGAGTGCGCGCCCGTCTGGCAGATGGGCACCTTCTCACGTCATTACCTGATGGCACACAAATTGAAACACCCACCATCCAGGTGACGAATAGCAGCGTCCTGCCGACAGAATCAGGCTATATACCACGCGGATACAATAACCTGGGGGCAGATTACCTGCCGACTTGCCCCTGTGCGCCGGACGATTTGCAGGATGGCCCTGTGAACCCGGCCAATGGCAACTTCCATATGGCGATTACGGACATCAGCCTGCCGGATCAATCTCTGCCGCTGATGTTTACCCGTTACTTCAACAGCATGGCGGATGATCTCGTGCCTGCCTATCTGCATGATAACAACAGCATGGGCATGCTAGGACCGGGTTGGCGGCACAGCTATCAGTACGATCTGGATATCGCCTTCGCCAGCCAGGGTACAGTCCGGCTCATCCTGCCTTCTGGCTCCCAACACATCTTTACTCAAACGAATGAGGGCGAGTATACCTCGCGGACGCTGCCGCAATGGCGCATTCAGCAGATTGATGGGCCGTTGGGCCGCTGGGTTGGCAACACCACAGAGGGCCTGCAGTATGATTTCGACCGGGCAGGCCGCCTGCAATATATCACAGATAGCAACGGCCACAGCCTCTATCTGGTGCAAGCCCCTATCGGTTATGTGGAGAATAACTGGAATGATGGCACTTTCGTCGTAGAGCCTTATGGCCGCCGACTGGAAGTTTATACAAACTACAGTGGTCACATTGAGCAAGTCAATGATCCGCTCCTACGCAGCACAAAATACACCTATGAAAACGACACCCTGACGCAGGTCACACAAAATAGCTACAGTGCCACCTATGGTTACGACTCAGCAGGCACAATGCGCACCTATGACGACCCGCGCAGCCCAATCGCCAGCAGCGTGCGCCTGACCTATGACGAGCGGGGCCGCATCATCAGCACCCTGGAAGCACCTGATGACGTTTCTTTTATCAGCCGGTATGACTACGACGATGCGCAGTTCATCACCCGGCGTACACGGCAAATAGGCGATACCCCATACATCGATAGCTGGCACTATACAGACACATTCGCTGAAGGGCGCCTTCTCACATCTCGCACAGTAGGCAGCGACGATTACGAATATGCCTATAGCTACAACGGTAGCCAACTTGTCGATATTCGCCTGCCTAACCTGACCCGCTACAGCTTCCAGTACGATGCTTCTGGTAATTTGACGCGTATTAAAGACCCCTTCGCAATTTATGAGCCCTACCAACTGGCTTACGGCAACCTGGGTCAACGCAGCCTACTCACGACCATTACCTACCCCAATGGCGGTGAAGACCGCTTTACATACAATGCCGCCGGACAACGTATCGCCCATGAGGCGCTGCTGACAGAAAACACCCCAGTACAGGTTGAGCGCCATGAATACGACGATTGGGGCCGTTTGGCACTCACAGTCACAGCGGATAACAGCGCGACAGCCTACTTTTATGACGATTTTGGCTATGTCGCGGCTGTCTGGGAAGGCATCGAATGGGCAGAAGACGATACTCTCGGAGGTCTTACGCCGGGGCGCGCCGCAAAGATCACAACCTACCAGCACGATCTCGTCGGCCAATTGCGATCTATCACCGATAGCAGCGGCAATAGCTGGCTGCTGAACTGGCAGTATGGACAAGTGAGCGAACTCGTGCTGCCTGGGGGCAATACCCTGTACTATACCTATGACCCCGCAGGCAAATTGCTCAGCGTTGATGATCGTGGCGCCGTCACGACATATGAATATGATGCCCTGGGCCATCTAACGCGCATCACAGACCCACTCGGCAACAGTGAACAACGCGCTTATGATGCTCTGGGCCGCCTCGTCAGCAGCATCAACGCTGTCGGCGAGCAAATCCGCTATGCCTATGATCTGCGAGGCAACCTGATTGAAGAAACCTCACCATCAGGCTACATCACCACTTATGAAATCATCGAAGAAGCCCCACCCAGCAGCCGCACCCAGCGCATCGAACGCGGCCCAACAGGGCGCGTCACAACCTGGCGCTATGATGCCAATGGCCGCTTGATCCAGGTCACCATTACCGATGGCAGCGTCCAACAAAATTACACCCTGGACTATAACGCCATTGGGTTGCCGCTACGCATCCAGAAAGAAAATGGCCGTACGATCAGCTACACGTATGATCTGCGGGGCAACGTCACCAGTACGCAGGTCGGCAACCTGACGACGCGCTATGCTTATGATGCTCTGGGGCGCGTCACGCGTGTGACGGAAGCCGACGACAGCATCACCAGCTATACCTACGATGTATTGGGCAACATCGCCACCATTACACGCCCCGATGGCCATACGCTCTTCTACGATTATGATGCCAATGGGCGTGTCGCAACTTATACAGATGCCCTGGGGCGCATCACACACTATACCTACGATGCCAACGGCAACTTGAGCGATATCGAAGATGAAGCCGGGGGACGCACCACCTATAGCTATGACGAACGCGGTAACCTCGTCAGTGTACGGGACCCGCTCGGCAATGCGCATAACTTCGCCTATGATCTCGCGAATAACTTCATTACGGAAATTGATGGCCTGGGCCATGAAGTCAGCTATAGTTACGATGCGCTCAATCGCCTGATTGGCATGGATTACAACGCACAAGGCCGTGATCTCAGCGTCTCCTATAATCCGCAGGGGCTTATCAGCAGCATCAGCGCTTACCGCGACCGTGTACGCGAGCTATATAGCTACGACCCATTAGGCCAACTCACCAGCATCACCAACGCCCTGGGCTACACCACCACATTCCGTTACAACAACCTGGGTGAGCTCAGCGGTGTGACGGATGCCATCGGCAATGAACAAACCTTCTCCTGGCAAGCCGGGCGTTACATCCTGGGCCGCTACGTGGATACCGCTGAACGCGTCCTCTCTTATGAAAATGTGGATAGCATGGGACGGTTGCTCTCTATGCTGGACCTGAGCACGCCGGAGGCAGGCGCGCTCAACACACGCTACGCTTATGACGCGCTGGGGGCCATCACACAGGTCCAGCGGTTCAATATCAACTCCACTGCTGACCAGGTCACCACGCAGCAGTACGAATATGACCTCAACGGCTGGCCCGTCTCCTACGTTGATGCCAACGGCGGCCAATGGCGTTTTACCTATGATGCCGCGGGGCAGCTCACGGCTGTGCAACAACCCGATGGCATCATAAACACCTACGTCTACGACATTTGGGGCAACATCACACAGGCCACCTATGCGACGGGCACCCCTACGCAATCCAGCGAAGGCTTCACGTATGATGCAGCAGGTAACCTGACAGAATACAGCAGCCCGGATGGTACGCTCACACATTACAGCTATGATTCCAATAACAACCTCATCAGCGTGACACAGGCTGTGGGCACTGATTTAGAGCGCACGCACCAGTTCGCTTATAACGACCTGGGCCAGATTATGACCTACACGGACCCTATGGGCACCACCACAGAATATCGCTACAGCCGGGATAACTTGGTGCAGGTGCGTCAGCCGCTTGGCGATGCTGAAATCGCCACATTCTACGAATACGACCTCGCCAACAACCTAGTAAACATTCGCCTACCGCATACCGTCGGGGATACACCCAGCACGATTAACCTGGCGTATAACGCCCTGAATCAGCGCGTCCGTTATACGGATACAGCCAGCAACGTATGGGCCTACAATTACGATAATGCCGGGAACCTGACGCAAATCAGCGACCCACTCGGCAGCATTACGCGCTATGCTTATGATTCTTATGACCGCCTGGCGCGCATTACCCTACCGACCGGGGCCACAGTCAATTACAGCTACGACATCATAGGCAACCTGGAAGCCGTAGCGCTCCCCGCCAATGCCAACGGCGACAATCAGACAATCCAGTTTGAGTTCGATCACATGGGCAACTTACTCTCCATCAGTCCCTCAGATGATCGCACCATCCAGTACGACTATGACGCCCTGGGCCGACTGATTTCACTCACGCGGCCCAGTGGCAGCCAGGTTACTTACGACTACGACCCACTCGGCCAGCCAGGGCCGATCACAGTTGGGATAGCGCTGGAAACAACTTATGACGCAGCGGGGCGGCTCATCCGTCTGAGCGATGGCAGCCAGATTATGGCTTATACCTATGATGACCTGGGCCGCGTCACAGAAGTGACACAGCAGCTTATCGGCAGCACAGAGCCGACGCTCACCCTGCATTACGAATACGACGCCGCTGATCATGTCCTCGTACGTACCACCAATAACCTGGGCACGACGGAATATACCTACGACGAACTGGGCCGCCTTATCCAGTTGGCCTATGGCGACTACAGCGTCTCCCTGGTCTATGATGCCCGTGGCGACATCACAGAATTAGCGCGCAGCAACGGCGTCACCACCTTTTACGCCTATGATAGCAATGGGCGTGTACTGCTCGTCCAACATTTTGACGCTGATGGCGAACGTCTGGACCGCTTCGATTATCGCTATGATGCCGTCGGCAACCTGACGCGTGTCGACCGCACCAGCCCTTCCATGGGCGAAACGCCATCAAGCAATGCCAGCGTGCTCTATACCTACGACATCGCCCATCGGCTCATCAGCGAGCGCTGGTTGGATGCCACGGGCACGACGACATATGCTCTGGAAATCCGTTATGATGACGTCGGGAATCGGATTGAAACGGTGCGTAACGGCGAGCTGACTCGCTACAGTTACAATGACGACAATCGGCTCATACAAACCATCGACAGCAGCGGGCAGACAACGACATACGCCTACGATGACGATGGCCTCATGACACAAATCACACAGCCAGAGCATGTCATCAGCCTGACGTATGATGCCTGGGGCCAGCTCAATGGCTTCACACGTCGCACAGGAGAAGCGCTCTCTGCGGTGGTCAACCTGGACTACGATGTCCTCAATCGGCTGTCCAGGTGGCAAATGACCGCTCTACGCTATGATGGCGAGGATTTGTTGGCACAGCCACCAGAACGCTACCTGGAACTGCCAAATGGCGACGTGCTGTTGACAATCGAAAATGGTGATGCCGTGCGTTGGCACCTGAATGACGGACTTGGCAGCACACGCCGCTTTACAGATGCAGAAGGCAACCTGCTGGATGACCCTCTCTGGAACCGGGACTTCGGTAGTTTTGGCGAGTGGCTCAGCGAAGCCCCTGGTACCAGCGAACTGGCATTGGGCGCGAATCAGGCATTGTACGAGCCAACGCTCGGCCTGTATTTGATCGATCACATTGCCTACATGCCCACACTGGCTGCCACACTACAGCCAACGGATATGGGGCAGATCCCGCTGGAAGGCCAAACCTTCGCTATTGGGCTTTCCACACCGGACCCCACGCACCTATTAGAGAGCTTGCCCGTGGCTGTGGATCCAGATCAATTTTTACATAAGCCCCAGGTCCCGGAAATTCCACTGCCACCAGATACACAAGCGTTGCAAGAAGAAGAACTGCTGCGACCGCTTTATTTGCTGGCACAAACGCGCTATGGGACCAATCAAAACACCAACTTCCTGGCCCCGCTGCTGCACAAACTGGATGCATTCACAAGCCAGTTCACGACGCCAACCAGCCAGCCAGAAGCATCATTGAATCAGCTTATCGCATTGTATGAGAGCAATGAGAGTTGGGTGCCAGACCTGCGACCGCAGGCCCATTTGCACGATGATCCCTTCGCCATGATCGTCAAAGCAGCGCCACTAACACAGATACCGCTGGATACACCAACGACCTTATGCGAAAGACCGTCGCTGCCCCAAACTGTGCCAGCCTACCCGACGATGGATACAGTCTTCGGGCAGCAAGCTGTAGAACAGGCACTACCTGCCAGCCTGAAGCCGATTCAGCCGCAGTTCGCTTTCATGCCTTACGAAGTACCCCGTATTCACCCATTGATCGGGCTGAATTTACAAGCGACGACCAACCCGACGCGCAGCGTCCTGCCATCCGTCGTCACACAGCTTGACCATGCCCAGCCGACGCTGTTTAACGGGGTCCCTTAG
- a CDS encoding DUF4013 domain-containing protein — translation MDFGYSLSYVFEDERWISKLAMLLLFTLLSAVPLLGLLALAVALGYLVELVGNVRTGFVRPLPEWDNIEEKFRLGGYLLIAWFIYHIPFVLFNAGTSWLFGVVGGGFLGDATTLVIACCLLPFSLIYILAAWCLFAVGVIEYSDTGQIGVFFRFTELLWVLRRYSSLTIQWVIMAFFINVLLALLALIPCLGWIAAPALAIPWQGHLLGQYARHVGVDSDRRKDKVRRKSPPKGPR, via the coding sequence ATGGACTTCGGTTACAGCCTGAGTTATGTCTTTGAGGATGAACGGTGGATCAGCAAATTGGCTATGCTGCTGTTATTCACGTTGCTTTCTGCCGTACCGCTGCTTGGTTTACTGGCGCTGGCGGTCGCGCTCGGTTATCTGGTAGAACTCGTGGGCAATGTGCGCACAGGGTTCGTCCGCCCGCTGCCGGAGTGGGATAATATCGAAGAGAAGTTCCGGCTGGGGGGCTATCTGCTCATTGCGTGGTTTATATATCACATTCCGTTTGTTTTGTTCAATGCGGGTACAAGCTGGTTGTTTGGCGTGGTTGGGGGCGGCTTCCTGGGTGATGCGACGACCCTGGTGATTGCCTGCTGCTTGCTGCCATTTTCGTTGATTTATATCCTCGCTGCCTGGTGCCTGTTCGCTGTCGGCGTTATTGAATACAGCGATACGGGCCAGATAGGCGTTTTCTTCCGCTTTACGGAGCTGCTGTGGGTGCTGCGACGCTACAGCAGCCTCACGATACAATGGGTCATTATGGCCTTCTTCATCAATGTGCTGCTGGCTCTGTTGGCGCTGATCCCTTGCCTGGGATGGATTGCTGCCCCCGCTCTGGCGATTCCCTGGCAGGGGCATTTATTAGGGCAGTATGCGCGCCATGTGGGTGTGGATAGCGACCGCCGTAAAGATAAAGTACGCCGCAAGTCGCCACCTAAGGGACCCCGTTAA
- a CDS encoding VOC family protein: MEIVDLRLKTHDLEALRGFYDDLFDLALLDEQEDVFFTVGAGETRLTFEQGDEDERYLYHFAFNIPNNQLTDAKVWLAQKVELLEHNDDDEIEWAAWDATALYFRDPVGNVVELIARRTVDNDSDLPFSGQSIVRVSEIGLSVKNVREAAASLQQTLLLDIYDETGDTFCALGSPLGLFIIVKEGHPWFPTQDAHSKQAPMYIGIKGTPTGAYTLPNTPYQIEVVER, from the coding sequence ATGGAAATTGTGGACTTACGACTGAAAACCCACGATCTTGAGGCCCTGCGCGGCTTTTACGATGACTTGTTCGATCTGGCCCTGCTGGATGAACAGGAAGATGTTTTTTTCACCGTTGGTGCTGGCGAAACACGCCTGACCTTCGAACAAGGGGACGAAGATGAACGGTACCTGTATCACTTCGCCTTCAACATCCCCAACAACCAGCTTACCGATGCAAAAGTCTGGTTAGCCCAGAAGGTCGAATTGTTGGAGCACAACGACGATGACGAGATCGAATGGGCAGCCTGGGATGCAACCGCCCTTTACTTTCGGGATCCAGTCGGCAATGTGGTTGAGCTCATCGCACGACGCACTGTCGATAATGACAGCGATCTGCCTTTCAGCGGGCAAAGCATCGTCCGCGTCAGCGAAATTGGCCTGTCCGTCAAAAATGTGCGAGAAGCTGCCGCCAGTTTACAGCAAACCCTGCTGCTGGATATTTACGACGAAACGGGCGATACATTCTGCGCGTTAGGCTCGCCGCTCGGCTTGTTCATCATCGTTAAAGAAGGCCACCCCTGGTTCCCGACCCAGGATGCACACAGCAAGCAAGCTCCGATGTACATCGGCATCAAAGGCACGCCTACAGGCGCTTATACTCTGCCAAATACGCCGTACCAGATCGAAGTGGTTGAAAGATAA